The Halorussus gelatinilyticus genome contains the following window.
GGAGTGGGTCCGGGAGAATGTTCGGGAGGCAGGGCCGAAGATGCGGGAAATCATCACCGACCGAATCGGGGCGCGGGCGAACGAGTTGTTCCGGACGATCCGCGGTGCGTCCGCGGAAACGCTTGAGTGGACGAGTGATTACGAGATCGTCGTTCACGACGCGGACGTGAAGAAGTCGTTCTCGACGCTAAGCGGTGGTGAGAAGATGGCGGCTGCGCTCGCGGTTCGGCTCGCCATCCTCGAACAGCTGGCGTCGGTCGGCGTCGCGTTCCTGGACGAGCCGACGGCGAATCTCGACCGGCAGAAGAAACGCAACCTGGTGTCACAACTGAAGCAGCTGGATAGCTTCGAGCAGCTCACTGTCATCAGTCACGACGAGACGTTCGACTCGATGACGGACTACACGATCTCCGTGACGAAAGACCGGCAGACGTCGGAGGTGACGGTCAATTAATGCCGATTGATAAACGCGGGGTCGCCAGCGAGTTAGAGGCCAACGTCGAGACGATTGAGTCGTACCTGGAAGACGACTCCGGAATCGTCGAACGCTACTTGGACGCGTTTCAGCGCCTCCCAGACGAGTGGACGAGCGATGAGATTCGAATGGCGTTACAGGACACGTCGTATCCGGGCGCATACCCCACGGACGCGTTCGACAACGCGACCAATGTCATCGTTCCGCACCCGGAGAGTGACGGATGGGAAAACCATGAGGAAGTCAACGAGTGGGCACGCGACATCGTCCGGGACGTGCCCGTGATGGCTGTCGACGGGTCACAGCTCCCGCCGACCACGCAGTTCAACGTCCCGGTCGCATACGTGCAGTCGGCATGGGCGGTGAATCATCACCACGCGGAAGGCCGACTCGACCGGAGCGTCGAAGGACGACTACTGACGCCTGACGAGGTGACACAGGAATCGGAAGACGGCGATTACCGGTTCGTCGATTCGCAGCTCGTCGGTCATCATCGCTACGAACACGAAGGGCAGCTCCTGATCGAGAAGTTGTCAGATCTGGCCGCTGCTCGTGACGCGGGAGATATCGAATACGCGCCAATAGTGTTCTACGACGGGCCGTTGATCGCGTCGTTTGCGAACCCGTTGAAGCCTGAAACCCGGGAGCGATATCTCTCGACGTTGAGCCGGGTGATCGCGGCAAGCCAACACCATGAAATTCCGCTGGTCGGATACGTCGCGGGTTCGAGTGCGACGGAGTTGGTGAAAATGACGCGGCTCCTGTGGCGTGAGGAGTTCGAAGATGATCGCGTCATTCCGGACGCTCACGTACTGGCAGAGTTGATGAGTCCCTGGGGCGACACGACGGTTCCGTTTATCTCGAAGCGAGACGGAAGTGTCGACGCGTTACAGGCGACGTACGAGGGTGAGACCTACGAGTTCCGTGATGACATTCTGTTCTCGTATCTGAACGTGCCACCGGGGGCTGGACTAGACCGTATCGAATTCCCCGGGTGGCTGTGCCGTCGTGACGGTCCTGACGGGTGCGAGTCGATGTACGAGTACACCGTCGAGATTGTCCGCGCAGAGGCCGGTATCGGGCGCGGCTACCCCGAGATCCTCCAGCAGGTGGACAGTGATGCTGTGCTGGACCACCAAGACCGCCAAGAGTTTCACCGGGTCGTGCAGCGCTGGGCCGAATCGAACGACGTGCCACTGGAATGGAACGCCAAGGCACTAAGCAAGGAACTCCGCCGCCGATGACAGACCCACATATATCAGAGATGATCAGAGCACCGCTCGTCCGACAACCCCGAAGCACCCTAGAGGTGAACCTATGACAGAGTCAGTAACAGAACTCGATACCCCGGACCTCGACTCGTGTGTCCGGATCGGGAGCATCGTTTCTTCAAACAGCCACCTCGACTACGTCGTCGAGATCTTCAAAGAGCGAGATTGTGACCGGCCGCCAAAGCTTCACGAGCGCGAATTCGGGCAACCCGTCTTCATCAAGAAGGTCATTGACGGGACGGAGCATGCGGTCATGGGTGTGATTTACGACACGAAGCTCGTCGATCCTGACCAAGGTCGAACCGGTCCGCGATTAGCCCAAGACGACCAAGCGCAGTTCACACCTGGATACATCGAGGAGCGAACCACGCTCGCTGGCGTGGCGCTCCTCGGGACAGCTGTCGTGACCGACGACCGGTCGATTACCGATCCGACGCATCGGATGCCGCGGTGGACGTTAGAGGTCGATGATACGGTCTACCACTGTCCGGATGAGGTGACCGTCTCCTTCCACACCGTCGACGGGCAGATCCAGCTGGCCTACCTCGACCGACTCATCGACATTGCAGGTGACCTCGGTGCTGAGGTCATCGTCGCACTGATCGACCGGCTCCGACGGATGCTCCCCGAGGACGATTCGAACCAGCGGGTACTCGATGTGGTGGAGCAAAACATCGAGTGGCAGGCGCACGAGCGCCGGGGGGTGGTCTAATGTCCGGGAAGTCCTCCGTTGTCGGTACTGTTGCCGGACCAGGTGATGACCCGAACGAGTTCGTCTTCGTCACCCCTGCGGACAAGTCGATAAAGACCGGGGAGTTCATCACCTACACTGTCTCCGTCGATGGAGGGAACCGGTCTGTGCTCGCCAGGGTAACGAACCGTGAGTTGATTCGCGGGCTACCCGAGGGCTTTCTCGCAGATCCCGAGGTTGGTCCAGATACGGTCGCGGCAACCCTCGGCGTCCCGACCGACGACACCGAATTGTACCGGCTGACGGCGACGGTCATCGGGTACTATGACACTGAGATGACCACGTTCGCTAATCCGCGACAGCTCCCGGCCCCAGGGACACCACTATCGATTGCTCCCGACCAACAGCTCGAAACAGTTCTCCCGAACCTCGGCTGCGAGACGGACAGTACTGACGTCACGGAGCTAGAAGGGACTGCGCACCTGGGATGGTTACTGAATCGGTCACCGAAGGCGACGAATATCCACATTCCAATTGAGGAGTTCGCTTCGACGCACCTGGCAATCCTCGCATCCACTGGGAGCGGGAAATCGTACACAGCCTCTGTGTTGATCGAGGAAATGATGGGGGCTGATTCCCGTGCCTCACTACTCGTGTTCGACCCGCACGGGGAATACGATACCCTCGCGGAGATGCAGGGGAACGAGGCATTCCGAGGCGAGGACGGGTACGAGCCGGAGGTCGTATACTACGACCCTGAACGACTTCGGGTTCGTATCTCGGAACTGGAGATAGGCGACGTCATGGCCGTCTTAGACAATCCGAGCAACCGGATGCAAGAGCGTTTGTCGACGGCATGGCGTGCGATGCAGCGACAGGAGAGTCGGACGTGGGGTATCGATGAGCTTATCGGTGAAATGGAAGCGAGATACGGGGAGGATGACGCGAGTGTCGGTGCGTTAGAGTGGCGACTTCGCCAGTCGATTGAGC
Protein-coding sequences here:
- a CDS encoding DNA double-strand break repair nuclease NurA is translated as MPIDKRGVASELEANVETIESYLEDDSGIVERYLDAFQRLPDEWTSDEIRMALQDTSYPGAYPTDAFDNATNVIVPHPESDGWENHEEVNEWARDIVRDVPVMAVDGSQLPPTTQFNVPVAYVQSAWAVNHHHAEGRLDRSVEGRLLTPDEVTQESEDGDYRFVDSQLVGHHRYEHEGQLLIEKLSDLAAARDAGDIEYAPIVFYDGPLIASFANPLKPETRERYLSTLSRVIAASQHHEIPLVGYVAGSSATELVKMTRLLWREEFEDDRVIPDAHVLAELMSPWGDTTVPFISKRDGSVDALQATYEGETYEFRDDILFSYLNVPPGAGLDRIEFPGWLCRRDGPDGCESMYEYTVEIVRAEAGIGRGYPEILQQVDSDAVLDHQDRQEFHRVVQRWAESNDVPLEWNAKALSKELRRR
- a CDS encoding ATP-binding protein — its product is MSGKSSVVGTVAGPGDDPNEFVFVTPADKSIKTGEFITYTVSVDGGNRSVLARVTNRELIRGLPEGFLADPEVGPDTVAATLGVPTDDTELYRLTATVIGYYDTEMTTFANPRQLPAPGTPLSIAPDQQLETVLPNLGCETDSTDVTELEGTAHLGWLLNRSPKATNIHIPIEEFASTHLAILASTGSGKSYTASVLIEEMMGADSRASLLVFDPHGEYDTLAEMQGNEAFRGEDGYEPEVVYYDPERLRVRISELEIGDVMAVLDNPSNRMQERLSTAWRAMQRQESRTWGIDELIGEMEARYGEDDASVGALEWRLRQSIERNDLFHPEDNVPLNEIVDPGQCTVLQMDTLDRWNQQLITTVLLRRMYRERLDAVRDRDSQIEHPLFALFEEGHRFAPASGDAPSLGIMRTITSEGRKFGFGLGIISQRPSKIDQDVLSQCGTQISMQIKNPNDQDAIKNSVEAAGEDVLRELPGLTPGQAVVSGDAMNTPALIQVRQRRTSHGAGSRPVIEEWRDAYDQRQREPTQSEAADFGEGDSTGVQSLD